One Microlunatus soli genomic window carries:
- a CDS encoding RraA family protein: MATMEFAEIESLYTGLRVADVRDGMDWIGLFSKGSVARSIRPLIPGSATFGPALTVRGRGSQVQPETMTPEEYTEWARNYWYKKMHIEPYAEEITPGDVLVFESPDLGVGQLGSNNTLKFRTHGANGAVTSGGCRDIDEVRLQGFPVFAQYINQTMTQGRLEYDSHNIPVTVGNVLVRPGDIVVADGDGVIVVPQQHATEVATYARQELEHDKDARRKMYAELGWEPDRSVL; the protein is encoded by the coding sequence ATGGCAACGATGGAGTTCGCCGAGATCGAGAGTCTGTACACCGGCCTGCGAGTCGCCGACGTCCGCGACGGCATGGACTGGATCGGCCTGTTCAGCAAGGGGTCGGTGGCACGCTCGATCCGCCCGCTGATCCCCGGCAGCGCCACGTTCGGCCCGGCACTCACCGTCCGTGGCCGTGGCTCCCAGGTCCAGCCGGAGACGATGACCCCGGAGGAGTACACCGAATGGGCGCGTAACTACTGGTACAAGAAGATGCACATCGAGCCGTACGCGGAGGAGATCACTCCGGGCGACGTGTTGGTCTTCGAGAGCCCGGACCTCGGTGTCGGTCAACTTGGCTCGAACAACACGCTCAAGTTCCGCACCCACGGCGCGAACGGCGCCGTCACCAGCGGTGGCTGCCGCGACATCGACGAGGTGCGGCTCCAGGGGTTCCCGGTCTTCGCCCAGTACATCAATCAGACGATGACCCAGGGCCGACTCGAGTACGACAGCCACAACATCCCGGTCACTGTCGGCAATGTGCTGGTGCGGCCGGGTGACATCGTCGTGGCGGACGGGGACGGCGTGATCGTGGTGCCACAGCAGCACGCGACCGAGGTCGCCACCTACGCTCGCCAGGAGCTCGAACACGACAAGGATGCACGCCGGAAGATGTACGCCGAGCTGGGCTGGGAACCCGACCGCTCGGTGCTCTGA
- a CDS encoding enoyl-CoA hydratase-related protein, whose product MAGDVLIDRSADVLTLTVSNPTRRNALTMKMYATIERECLDAAADPRLRAVVLRGAAGHFAGGTDINDLRDITTGELGVQYEHEMRRVQQALLDLRVPVIAVVQGICVGGGLVYAALSDIVLCTPDARFGSPIARTIGNTLSATALARLYALLGRRLTTRLLMTGSLIDAETARDAGLVTEIVSSDNLPAAVERTIDAIRHCAPESIASFKELERRLDHAAAEIPVDDIYRRVYGSADFAEGVRAFLNKRTPRFGGPPDPH is encoded by the coding sequence GTGGCCGGTGACGTGCTGATCGACCGATCGGCCGACGTGCTGACCCTGACGGTGTCGAATCCGACCCGACGCAACGCCCTGACGATGAAGATGTACGCGACCATCGAACGCGAATGCCTCGACGCAGCGGCCGACCCACGGCTTCGCGCCGTCGTCCTGCGGGGAGCCGCGGGCCATTTCGCCGGTGGAACCGACATCAACGACCTGCGCGATATCACCACCGGCGAGCTCGGCGTGCAGTACGAACACGAGATGCGCCGGGTCCAGCAGGCACTGCTCGACCTGAGGGTGCCGGTGATCGCTGTCGTGCAAGGAATCTGTGTCGGCGGCGGACTCGTCTACGCCGCCCTGAGCGACATCGTCCTGTGCACCCCTGACGCCCGGTTCGGCTCGCCGATCGCCCGCACCATCGGCAACACGCTGTCGGCGACCGCGCTGGCGCGGCTGTACGCCCTGCTCGGACGGCGACTCACCACGCGACTGCTGATGACCGGTTCGCTGATCGATGCCGAGACGGCCCGTGATGCGGGCCTGGTCACCGAAATCGTGTCTTCCGACAATCTCCCGGCCGCTGTCGAACGAACGATCGACGCCATCCGGCACTGCGCACCGGAGAGCATCGCATCGTTCAAGGAGCTCGAACGCCGTCTCGACCACGCCGCCGCCGAGATCCCGGTCGACGACATCTATCGGCGGGTGTACGGCAGTGCCGACTTCGCCGAGGGGGTCCGCGCCTTCCTGAACAAACGGACGCCCCGCTTCGGCGGGCCGCCCGACCCGCACTGA